One segment of Anopheles merus strain MAF unplaced genomic scaffold, AmerM5.1 LNR4001092, whole genome shotgun sequence DNA contains the following:
- the LOC121603341 gene encoding estradiol 17-beta-dehydrogenase 8-like: MDITIHKIAPPSTEGKRPDSGFRFRSVNSDWETRRSTRSKQIMRESKQKKEQNRKRKQKQQVVQFPQFIRLKTIITSSSSNRNVQAAQETIASLTAGDNAAYEMDVSSGDSVDAVLNEVIGRYKRPPTVVVNSAGITRDNFLLKMPESDFDAVINVNLKGTWLVLQRFGRAMIEHELAGSMVNVSSIVARTGNIGQSNYSPSKAQREQHGTALVESIMLVRRL, translated from the coding sequence ATGGATATAACAATTCACAAAATTGCCCCACCTTCCACCGAAGGCAAACGACCGGATAGtggattccgattccgaagcgtGAACAGTGATTGGGAAACACGCAGATCAACGCGGAGTAAACAAATTATGAGGgagagcaagcaaaaaaaggaacaaaaccgaaaacgaaaacaaaagcaacaagtAGTTCAGTTTCCGCAGTTCATAcgattaaaaacaataataacaagtTCGTCGTCTAATCGTAACGTACAGGCGGCCCAGGAAACGATCGCATCGCTCACGGCGGGCGACAATGCGGCCTACGAGATGGATGTCTCTTCCGGCGACAGTGTTGATGCCGTGCTGAATGAAGTGATTGGCCGGTACAAGCGACCACCGACGGTGGTCGTTAATTCGGCAGGTATTACCCGCGATAACTTCCTGCTGAAGATGCCCGAGTCCGACTTTGATGCGGTGATCAACGTGAACCTGAAGGGTACGTGGTTGGTGCTGCAACGTTTCGGCCGGGCCATGATCGAGCACGAGCTGGCCGGTTCAATGGTGAACGTGTCGTCGATCGTTGCCCGCACCGGCAACATCGGACAGTCGAACTATTCCCCGAGCAAGGCGCAACGCGAGCAGCACGGAACAGCACTGGTAGAAAGCATCATGCTCGTGCGGCGATTGTAG